A single genomic interval of uncultured Pseudodesulfovibrio sp. harbors:
- a CDS encoding oligopeptide/dipeptide ABC transporter ATP-binding protein translates to MSAILQVKDIDKHFDISGSILDQLHLDGGKVKRKKTVVKAVNNVTLEVQPGETLSVVGESGCGKSTLARTVMGLYAPNKGEILYRGERIDNLSSKEMLPYRTKMQMVFQDPYASLNPRMTVRQILEEPVRFHNPTLSRAEVRDKVASVMLKVGVDPVWATNYPHEFSGGQRQRISIARALVVNPEFIAADEPIAALDVSIQAQILNLLMDAQQERGLTYLFISHDLSVVEHISTRVLVMYLGCVCELATASELFSNPQHPYTQALLSAIPKLGGNAGGHVKLSGDVPTPINLPSGCVFHGRCPHADKRCMQEIPAQRTLDNGTVVACHAVEEGRI, encoded by the coding sequence ATGAGTGCCATTCTTCAAGTCAAAGACATCGACAAGCACTTCGATATCTCCGGTTCCATCCTCGATCAGCTCCATCTCGATGGCGGCAAGGTGAAACGCAAAAAGACCGTGGTAAAAGCGGTCAACAACGTTACGCTGGAAGTACAACCCGGAGAAACCCTGAGTGTCGTAGGTGAATCCGGTTGCGGAAAATCTACCCTCGCTCGCACGGTTATGGGACTTTACGCTCCCAACAAAGGCGAAATACTGTATCGCGGTGAACGCATTGACAACCTGAGTTCCAAGGAAATGCTGCCCTACCGGACAAAGATGCAGATGGTCTTTCAGGACCCGTATGCTTCGCTCAACCCGCGCATGACCGTCCGCCAGATTCTGGAAGAACCAGTCCGTTTCCACAATCCGACACTTTCACGGGCAGAGGTGCGCGACAAAGTCGCCAGCGTCATGCTCAAGGTCGGCGTCGACCCGGTCTGGGCCACCAACTACCCGCACGAATTCTCGGGCGGGCAGCGCCAGCGCATCTCCATTGCCCGCGCGCTTGTCGTGAACCCGGAATTCATCGCGGCTGATGAGCCTATCGCTGCCTTGGACGTGTCCATTCAGGCTCAGATTCTGAACCTGCTCATGGATGCACAGCAGGAAAGAGGACTCACTTATCTGTTCATCAGCCATGACCTGAGCGTTGTCGAACACATTTCGACCCGCGTTCTGGTCATGTATCTCGGCTGTGTATGCGAACTGGCTACCGCTTCGGAACTGTTCAGCAACCCACAGCACCCCTATACACAGGCACTGCTCTCGGCCATCCCGAAATTGGGTGGCAACGCAGGTGGTCACGTCAAGCTTTCCGGCGATGTGCCCACCCCGATCAACCTGCCCTCCGGTTGCGTGTTCCATGGACGCTGTCCGCACGCCGACAAACGCTGCATGCAGGAAATTCCCGCACAGCGCACATTGGACAACGGTACAGTCGTGGCCTGTCACGCTGTGGAAGAAGGTCGCATTTAG
- a CDS encoding response regulator has product MRSVLRFLIVDDDESVHLYLQAALASFASCDSAMSGEEGVKMFEEAHAAGEPYDVVMMDILMPGIDGHESARIMRQREKEMKIGQYQRFKLVMVTSLVDDANVSKAFFDTHASCYIVKPLERDRIIEELKQNLVL; this is encoded by the coding sequence GTGAGGAGTGTTTTGCGTTTTCTGATTGTTGATGATGACGAGAGCGTACATCTTTATCTACAGGCCGCATTGGCCTCCTTTGCGAGTTGTGACAGTGCTATGTCCGGCGAGGAAGGGGTTAAGATGTTTGAAGAAGCACATGCTGCTGGTGAGCCGTATGACGTCGTCATGATGGACATCCTCATGCCCGGAATTGATGGACACGAGAGTGCCCGTATCATGCGGCAGCGTGAAAAAGAGATGAAGATCGGCCAGTACCAGCGGTTCAAGCTGGTCATGGTTACTTCACTTGTGGATGATGCCAATGTCAGCAAGGCGTTTTTTGACACCCATGCTTCCTGTTATATCGTCAAGCCGCTTGAACGGGACAGGATTATTGAGGAGCTGAAACAGAATCTGGTTCTGTAG
- a CDS encoding FAD-dependent oxidoreductase — protein sequence MSQHIVVIGGVALGPKAACRFKRLEPGSTVTMIDQSSLISYGGCGIPYYVSGDVSDAKELCTTSFHMVRSPEFFKEIKGVDVQILTKATRIDRENKEVHVENVTTGETASISYDKLVIATGAAPRKLGLPGEDMQGVSYVCNPDDATRIREGISKGEVGNAVIIGAGFIGLEMAEAFADMWGVETSVVEITDQIMPRLVSPALATMGQKHMEENGVNFYFGETVQAIEGEDGRVTRVVTNKRTLDADAVIIAAGVVPCSDIAKDAGLNVHERGGVIVDEFMRTNDPDIYAGGDCALVKHLITDQPAYLPLGSMANRQGRIIGTNLAGGASTFDGVVGSFVVKLFETSMAGTGMSLEAAEAAGFDAISVLLIQLDRAHFYPTKELMTLEMIVEKDSRRVLGVQGFGSAGDAMVGRINAVAALLKGKPTIDDISNMELAYSPPFAAAMDILNTLANLADNALLGINRGVGPDGFKELWDNREERACHFLDCRELADAEAFIERNPEHWHNVPQGEIYKRLEEIPQDKPVVLICNTGARSYEAQIMLDEKGYKDVVNVHGGMAAIKKFGVDL from the coding sequence ATGTCTCAGCATATAGTAGTCATCGGCGGCGTTGCGCTTGGCCCCAAGGCTGCCTGTCGTTTCAAACGGCTTGAACCCGGTTCCACTGTTACCATGATCGATCAGAGTTCGCTCATTTCGTATGGCGGCTGTGGAATCCCCTATTACGTCTCCGGTGACGTTTCTGACGCCAAGGAGTTGTGCACCACCAGTTTCCACATGGTGCGTAGCCCCGAATTCTTCAAGGAGATCAAAGGGGTTGATGTTCAGATTCTCACCAAGGCAACCCGTATCGATCGCGAGAACAAGGAAGTGCACGTAGAGAACGTGACTACGGGTGAAACCGCTTCCATCTCTTATGACAAGCTGGTTATCGCCACTGGTGCCGCTCCTCGCAAGCTCGGCCTGCCCGGTGAGGACATGCAGGGTGTCAGCTATGTCTGCAACCCTGACGATGCCACCCGTATCCGTGAAGGCATTTCCAAAGGTGAAGTGGGCAATGCGGTCATTATCGGCGCAGGGTTTATCGGTCTTGAAATGGCTGAAGCTTTTGCCGACATGTGGGGCGTGGAAACGAGCGTCGTGGAAATCACAGACCAGATCATGCCGCGCCTTGTCAGTCCCGCTCTTGCTACCATGGGCCAGAAGCACATGGAAGAGAACGGTGTGAACTTCTACTTCGGCGAAACCGTTCAGGCCATTGAAGGCGAGGACGGACGTGTGACCCGCGTTGTCACGAATAAGCGCACTCTGGATGCTGATGCCGTCATCATCGCCGCCGGGGTCGTGCCGTGTTCCGATATCGCCAAGGATGCCGGTCTCAACGTGCATGAGCGCGGCGGTGTCATTGTGGACGAATTCATGCGTACCAATGATCCTGATATCTACGCAGGCGGCGACTGCGCGCTCGTTAAGCATCTGATCACTGATCAGCCCGCTTATCTGCCTCTTGGGTCCATGGCGAACCGTCAGGGACGCATCATTGGCACCAACCTTGCCGGTGGCGCAAGCACTTTTGATGGTGTGGTCGGCTCATTCGTCGTCAAACTGTTTGAGACGTCCATGGCTGGAACCGGCATGAGCCTTGAGGCTGCGGAAGCTGCCGGGTTCGACGCAATCAGTGTCTTGCTGATTCAGCTTGACCGTGCTCATTTCTATCCGACCAAGGAACTCATGACTTTGGAAATGATCGTGGAAAAGGACAGCCGACGTGTGCTTGGCGTTCAGGGCTTCGGCAGTGCCGGAGACGCCATGGTCGGTCGCATCAATGCGGTTGCCGCGCTTCTCAAGGGAAAGCCGACCATCGACGATATCTCCAATATGGAACTGGCATATTCTCCGCCGTTTGCTGCGGCCATGGATATTCTGAATACATTGGCAAATCTCGCCGACAATGCGCTTCTCGGTATCAACCGGGGTGTCGGTCCGGATGGCTTCAAGGAACTGTGGGACAATCGCGAAGAGCGGGCGTGTCATTTCCTTGATTGTCGTGAACTCGCGGATGCCGAAGCGTTTATCGAACGCAATCCCGAGCACTGGCATAACGTCCCGCAGGGTGAGATTTACAAGCGTTTGGAAGAAATTCCTCAGGACAAGCCTGTTGTTCTTATCTGCAATACCGGTGCCCGTTCATATGAAGCACAGATTATGCTTGATGAGAAGGGCTACAAGGACGTGGTGAACGTTCATGGCGGTATGGCAGCCATCAAGAAATTCGGCGTCGACCTTTAA
- a CDS encoding PLP-dependent aminotransferase family protein, translated as MADKFAQRMGTVHRSFIREILKVTADSEIISFAGGLPNPELFPVPAMGQAASEVFADIGASALQYSTTEGDAGLRRIIADRYRTVRGLEVDPDSILVTTGSQQILDIFAKVFLDKGDKVVIESPGYLGAIQAFSLFEPEFVTVSLENDGPNLEELEAAFKDGAKCFYAVPNFQNPSGVSYSLEKRKAVAALLDKYDVLFVEDDPYGELRFMGEDLPTVYSFCKKPGVLCGSFSKIAAPGFRIGWVVTEKEIYDKLVIAKQASDLHTSTVAQAIMRRYLESNDIESHVDLIRDRYGRQREVMVEMIRKYFPSEVVITEPEGGMFLWVTMPEGVSSMDLFDVAIKQKVAFVPGRPFYVDGSGENTLRLNFSNSDESRIEEGIKRLGKAIESFLD; from the coding sequence ATGGCTGATAAATTTGCCCAGCGTATGGGAACCGTTCATCGTTCTTTTATCCGTGAGATTCTTAAAGTCACGGCTGATTCTGAAATTATTTCTTTTGCGGGTGGGCTGCCCAATCCAGAGCTTTTCCCTGTACCCGCCATGGGGCAGGCAGCAAGCGAAGTCTTTGCCGACATCGGCGCATCTGCATTGCAGTATTCCACCACGGAAGGAGATGCCGGACTGCGTCGGATCATTGCCGATCGTTACCGCACCGTACGCGGGCTTGAGGTCGATCCTGACTCCATTCTCGTGACCACCGGCTCTCAGCAAATTCTTGATATTTTTGCCAAGGTCTTTCTCGACAAGGGAGACAAGGTCGTTATCGAAAGCCCTGGGTATCTTGGTGCCATTCAGGCCTTTTCGCTTTTTGAGCCCGAGTTCGTGACCGTTTCCCTTGAGAACGACGGTCCGAACCTTGAAGAGCTTGAAGCTGCGTTCAAGGATGGCGCAAAGTGTTTTTATGCCGTTCCGAACTTTCAGAACCCGTCCGGCGTCAGTTATTCTCTGGAAAAGCGCAAGGCGGTTGCCGCGCTGCTCGACAAATATGACGTCCTGTTTGTGGAAGATGATCCGTATGGTGAACTTCGCTTCATGGGTGAGGACTTGCCTACGGTCTATTCGTTCTGCAAAAAGCCGGGAGTGCTGTGCGGTTCTTTCTCCAAGATTGCTGCCCCCGGATTCCGGATCGGCTGGGTTGTCACGGAAAAGGAAATCTACGACAAGCTCGTGATAGCCAAACAGGCTTCCGACTTGCACACCAGTACAGTGGCGCAGGCGATTATGCGTAGGTATCTGGAGAGCAACGACATCGAATCCCATGTCGATCTGATACGCGACCGGTATGGCCGTCAGCGTGAAGTCATGGTTGAGATGATTCGGAAATATTTCCCTTCCGAAGTTGTTATTACAGAGCCCGAGGGCGGTATGTTCCTTTGGGTGACGATGCCGGAAGGCGTGTCGTCCATGGACCTGTTTGATGTCGCCATCAAACAGAAGGTGGCATTTGTCCCTGGTCGCCCCTTTTATGTGGATGGCTCTGGAGAGAATACGCTTCGTCTCAATTTCTCCAATTCGGATGAAAGCCGCATTGAAGAAGGGATCAAGCGACTTGGTAAAGCTATTGAATCATTTTTGGACTAA